A stretch of the Rosa rugosa chromosome 5, drRosRugo1.1, whole genome shotgun sequence genome encodes the following:
- the LOC133711953 gene encoding uncharacterized protein LOC133711953 isoform X1 — MTVSLSSLVDFNNVDLSLLGSSVSFLSETIYLMCKGCRGGSSHGLGRAQAPPGFLGSKKKLGIYVGFYFFGTTDCRTPALFLHFFSSSQSPSSSLQFFRFSAARGSALDQCSKLLGYSLQLLHRKRFEEGAEQFRIDVAHNPNDTEESNWCFLCEAQLYGIKEARERFLEISY; from the exons ATGACAGTGTCTCTTTCCTCTCTCGTTGATTTTAACAACGTCGATCTCTCTCTGTTAGGTTCCAGTGTCTCTTTCCTCTCCGAAACTATATACCTGATGTGTAAGGGTTGCAGGGGCGGATCCAGCCACGGGCTGGGTAGGGCTCAAGCCCCACCGGGCTTTTTgggctcaaaaaaaaaattaggtataTATGTTGGGTTTTATTTTTTCGGGACTACGGACTGCCGAACTCCAGCGCTGTTCCTtcacttcttctcctcctcccagTCTCCGAGCTCCAGCCTCcag ttcttccgtTTTTCGGCGGCTCGCGGCTCAGCCCTTGATCAATGTTCAAAATTGCTGGGTTATTCACTCCAGTTACTCCACCGAAAGAG ATTTGAAGAAGGGGCAGAGCAGTTCCGAATAGATGTTGCCCATAATCCAAATGATACAGAGGAGTCCAATTGGTGCTTTCTCTGTGAAGCTCAATTATATGGAATTAAGGAAGCAAGGGAACGGTTTCTTGAGATAAGTTATTGA
- the LOC133711953 gene encoding uncharacterized protein LOC133711953 isoform X2, with amino-acid sequence MLLYVQISPRSRSYATGISNVAELNSWNMYSSLNKSHRALPWTSRNDMTLRSAMVVELPIFLNDKRLLSTQVKAPAQARQMVLSQSQRLLVLIGILTVGELDLEASKICSRTHSNLGFSPFHAAFYGFTVQG; translated from the exons ATGTTGCTATATGTGCAGATATCTCCTAGGTCAAGAAGCTATGCAACTGGTATTTCAAATG TGGCTGAACTTAATAGCTGGAACATGTACTCAAGCTTAAATAAGAGCCATAGAGCACTTCCTTGGACTTCTAGAAATGATATGACGCTGCGTTCTGCAATG GTTGTCGAGTTGCCAATCTTCTTGAATGATAAAAGGTTGCTATCCACACAAGTAAAAGCACCTGCCCAAGCAAGGCAAATG GTTCTCAGCCAAAGCCAAAGGTTGCTGGTGTTGATTGGAATTTTAACAGTTGGGGAG CTTGACTTAGAAGCAAGTAAAATATGTTCAAGAACACATTCCAATCTGGGTTTCTCTCCATTCCATGCAGCCTTTT ATGGGTTCACAGTTCAAGGGTAA